Genomic segment of Zingiber officinale cultivar Zhangliang chromosome 11B, Zo_v1.1, whole genome shotgun sequence:
AAGGAGCTGGGGGACGGCCGGGAGACGGCGGGGGAGCGAGAGGGGGAGGTGCTGCTTGGGAGCAGCTGCCTTTGGGACGGCCGTCAGGGAGTAGGAAGAAGGGCATTTGGCGTTGAGCAAGGCCACCATCGTCGCCATTGTTGCCACGGAATCCGATGATCTTCTTCTTGTGAGCTTACGGATTGTGAGACGATCGAAATTGTGGGTCGCTTCTAGTTCTTTTGAGACACGTTGGATTCTGAGGATCCAATAGGATATCGCCTTTAGATTTTCCCCTTATCCTTTAAGATTGAATTTGGATAAGATTCAGGCCACGCTGTAACTAGGATTTTTTCAAGGGACGCATCAGATTTCTTAAATACCTACCCCATTTCTCTCATTTTAATACCTAAAATACCcttcgtattattataaatattaattattttcatttgTAGATTTTTTAAGGACCTagatattattattttgaatAAATAGTCCAATTAAATTGGGAAAACATGCATATGACTTTCATATTAACTTTtttataatatttctaaaatttaagataaataatttatttaaatacatcatatcttaaaattttaaattattttttattattttcttctctatttcatttattattatttttcttttcctaggtaatatctatttttaattatccaatcatttttttattttctctctctcccaaattaaataatattttaatatttaagaaatagattctatttttaaattttaaaaagtactattgaaatttaaatttagtgaAGGAATAACTAgctaatgtaaaaaaaaaaattatgtaaaatataaaatttaaggtaaattttgtatttaaagaaatatgactacattaaattttgattaaattaactAGATGACTTTTTGATTTTTCCTGTGGGATAAAAACTTACAACTATCAACACTTTCTTCGTGATTCAGACACTTAATAATAAGTACAAAATTCAATTAGCCAGTCTCGCTTGTTTGCTCCGAAGGATTAAGGAAGGAAATAAATTTGGAAAACAATTCTaagggaagagaagagaaaagggaaagaaaaagaaCAGAAAAGAGGAATTAGGAGGAATGAAAGAAAGTTATCATTGTGAGTAACTTTGGTAGAAATTACGAGAAATGAAAGAAAGTTAAAAAATAGgcataaatgaatttttaaattcatCTGCCCATTAGATaaacagaaggaaaaaaaattcagtatacttataaatttttattttcatccaATGTCATTTTTAAGGCAAATAcatttttttgtttccttttttaaatgataaaaatatGTACTAAAAAACATTATAAAGCTCTGACGGTGGGGAAACGGAATGAACACGATGAGTCTCGGAAGTAAATCGTTTGCTCGACACGTGGATATTGTGGTTCGGAAAAGATCGTGGTCTCGCTTGTATCGATTCAAGTGCGAGCGGGGTTAAACTTAACGTCACGGCAAGAGGCTGTGCCAATTCCCGGTCAGCGGATGAGTCACGCCCTAGCCGGTTTCTCcgcctcctctctctctcttctctccggacgatcgatcgatcgatcgcacATTTCCACGCGAATCGCGGTGAGAGCAAGCCCACAGATCGAGCGAAACCACATTCCCGGCTCCATTCCGCGGATATCGGAGAGAGAGAGCGAACCCACAGATCGAGCGAAACAGCGTCCACTGCCTCGGAATCGGTCGCAGGCAGCACAGAGAAGCGGGGAGTGGAACCGATAAATATCTACAGATTCCGGCGCCAAAATCTACCCTTGTTCCTCTATCTCCGAATCGTATTCTATTTCCAACTCGAACGCCAAATACCGTCTCCCGCCTTTTCTTGGGTTCTTGCCGCTTTATTGCCCAAGCcggagagagaagaagaagacaaaagggGAGCTCGAGCAGTCGCGAGCGAGCCAAGGAGGTCTCAAGATGCCGAGAGGGAGGAAAAAGAAGGGAGAACAGGAGCGTCAGCGGCATGACACTGTGAACACGTCTGTCTCTTCAAGAACGCTCAGATCAAGAGCCAGAGAACCTCCGCCCTCTAAAGTCCATGAAGCCGCCTCGATCAATTTCCCCAAGCAATGCCGCGCCAGGCATTTGGATGCCGATGTATGATTTGACCTCCTTTGTCCTATGAGCTAACATCGCTTTAAAAAATGCGTTTTTTTGCCCCTTGCAATAGTTGATGCCCTCTTCCTTGGCTACTTGTGTTCAGTTCCGTGGATTCAATGTGAAGGAGCATCTTTAAGCGCATTTGTTATCATCTCGTCTTCTGGATTCTCTGTTTTTGATAACCCCTTGTTCGGGGTCCTATCTTATGATGTAACCTAGCCTCAGACGTATGTTTATTTTACTTATCCCTCACTGTTTGATGCCTCTTCCTTTTGCTATTTTTTGTCGGTCTCTTGGATTTCATGTGAAGGTAGCAATTCTCAAGCACGTTTGTTATCATTTCGTCCGATGTATTGCCTGTTTATGGTGACCCTTCGCTTCGGGAAAGGAGTGTAAACTTAACCAAGAAAGCATTCTTTCAAATACTTTTTGTGTTGGAAAAGAacatttgtttaatttatttattgtatCTCCTGTTATTTTCGCTAATGTCTCGTTGGGAATTAAGGATTCGTTGATCATCTTTAGTCTGATACATGGGCTTTTTCAATATAACAGGGCAACCCAATGGAATCCACTATGTGTCACCAATGCCAGAGAAATGATAAGGGTAGGGTTGTTCGCTGTGCAAAGTGCAAGACCAAGAGATACTGCATCCCATGTATCTCTCGATGGTACACACTTTTGTTTTGTAtgctgtttttttttctctcttttgatGTTACCGAAATGCTTACTCGAAGCTCTTGCTTTATGCCCATCTTTGTTAATTGTCTCCAAATTTGGTCTATAAGTTGGTATGGTccaatttttaacaaaaaaaaaaaataatactgaATATAGTTCCTTAAAGTTCAGGCAAGACTAAGTTCTAAGATTTTATTCATTGATTTATACGACTGTAAATTAAATGTCATGCTTCCGAACCACATCTAGTTATTGGTtcctaattctttttttttttttacataaagaTTTAATTTGTTGTGCATTTGTATGAATCTTTCAACACACAGTTATTTGAATTATTAAGTGCATTCAATTAAGGAGAATTGGTTTCAGTTAATAGAATGCTCTTGCATCAGAAGTAAGCTATTTCATTGCTTGATATTGAATTAGTTGTTTAGGCATATTCTTTTACTATTGAGGCTTCAAACTAAATTTCTGCTGGCACTAATAATTGCAAAATGACATCTGAAATAATATATAGGTTGGGAAGATAGGATTGTGCAGTGCTGCTTAGTATAACCAAAAAACTTAACTAAGgacattaaaaattttgaaaaaaaaatgattcacAGTTGCTCCCaattcatgtaattcaaaaaGCCATGATATGCATGTGAGAATGGTAAGTATTTATCACATATCCATACTGTTTGACAATTCCAATATAAGAGTAATCCTTGGTTCACAGGCTAACAACTCCTACCCTTAACTCACACAAGCTAAAAAAGATCATATCTTCAATGTGGTACTCTtaaatttatatttcattttgatattgtttgaaAAATTCAACATAGTAATGTTTTGAAGAAAAACTATTTGGTTAGGATCTTTTCTATTACttgtttaatttattataatCAGTGATAAAAAATTAGGTTACACTAGGTGCAGACATGGGTTGAGTGTGATTATTTTTTCAGTAAAACACTTAACTTGATCTGATTTGGGTTGTAAAAGTATTTCTAAACTTGGACCCATACTCAACAAAAAACAGAGGAAAAAAGCCAAACCATAATTTTTTAGTTCCGTATGGGTTTTGGGgattttagatttttgaaaattcCAAGGATTTTTTTTACTAGTTTTATCATGAATTCATGATTATAAATATAAAGTGTGATTTGTATAGAATAAAACTATTGAAAAATTCTAGTAATAGAATTATAACAAATACAAAAGAagtatataattaacaaaattatACAAGGACTAAATGGAAAACTTACAACTTATAATAGCTACATAAGAACTATATTAGAACTAAAAAAATAATTGTCATTACATTTGCTATTATCTTTCATCTGAAAGCTATTACTATTAATGTAAAATAAATTGATTAATAATTCTTCTTACTGAACAAGTATCTTACTTTGTTGAATGGAAGTGTGAACAACGAACAATAATTATTATGAGCTATTTTCCATAGATCCTGATATCTTAAATGCAAGTGTTGAGAAGAATGCTAAAATGGACACTAGAAATGAAATGCCTGTTGAGTAGATTTATATTGTAAACATGAAAGAAGGGACAACGAAGGTGGGCGCAAAGGCAAGCAATAATCTCATAGAAAGCTGAAGGGAAGTAAGGCTAAATAAGAAGTTAAGCAAAAAGGACAAGGGAAGTGAGGCATAGCTAAACAACTTCTCTAAAATTAACTAGGTTAATCAGATATGCAtgtgatatttgataatatagaacatataaatataaaattattaattataagatatatttagtaaatatatcatattaaaatatattataaatataaaaCTTGTAATTCTGACccaaaatacaaaaaatattgAATACTCAAAATCTGTCCTAAAACCTAAAAAAAACCTAGATTTTTGGGTTGGTACAGTCTTTTGTTTGGATCAGATTTATAAGGTTTTTTTGCCCACCTCTAGTTGACACTTCTAAAACCACAATCTCATTGGGAAATTGAAAACATAGTATTGATTATAAGCATAGAAATAGTTATAATTAATTGATTGTCCTAAAACCTAAAAAACCCTAGATTTTTGGGTTGGTACAGTCTTTGGTTTGGATCAGATTTATAAGGTTATTTTGCCCACCTCTTGTCGACACTTCTAAAACCACAATCTCATTGGGCAATTGAAAACATAGTATTGATTATAAGCATAGAAATAGTTATAATTAATTGATTACAAACTGTAATATTTCATTAAAACTTGATTTTTGaagaaattattaattattaagtgAAGATTTTTTCCAATTGATTTCACAGATCATGGCTAGTTGATTATGACAAAAAAAATTGTTCTTTAGGATAATTAGATAGTTGAAGGTttcttttgattatatcaaagccATTACTCTAACAAGTTCTCAGTGTCCAAAGGAATCTGTCATTTCAAATagtcatttaaattttttaaacatatccAAGTATTTGTATGTCCTGGATATTCTTGGCTTTCTGAAACATTGTTTTATGCTATACCAATGAACTCTCAGTACtaaatcaaattatctaatttcttatttttatgtaTAGATTAAAGTGGTCATTTCATGTTATATAAAGTTGATTCTATGATACCAAGTATGTTTCACTGTCCCATAAAAGTTTCTTTGGTCATCTACTTATCTAGCATCTATGGAGTTTCTTTTGTGGCGTTAGCTAATTCTTCCTGACCAATGTTATCCATTATTTCTAAGTAACATGTATAACTTTACCTAGCTTTGGACAATGATTCACATAGGTATGCAAGTACAATAGGCAGTTGCATTCCAATAATTGTAAGGATATGGAAGGTTTCTTTTCTTGAAAGTTACAATTGTCTATGCATTTGAAGTTGAAGCTTAGGCGATAGTTTATGAACAAAATGTTTAACTATGATttgaggttttttttttcaatataatCATTGTTGTTGCTAGCAGGGCACTCCTTCCCTTGTTAATGAATTGGTAATTTATAGGTATCCTCGATCAACTGAGGAGATGATTGCTGAGGCTTGCCCTGTCTGCCGTGGAAACTGCAACTGCAAAGCATGCTTACGCATGGATGCACCTTTAAAAGTTTGTTTTGGGGGGTTAAATCTTCTAGTGGTCTATATCATTTTGTCACGGTGcttaaaaataataatgtcacttcattttttttttacaggATTTGATGAAGCCAGATGTAAAATTTAGTGATGATGAGAAGTTGAAACACTCTGCTTATTTTCTACAATTTCTTCTCCCTGTTCTTAAACAGATAAATGAAGAGCAGATGTTGGAGAAGGAATTCGAAGCTAAGAAATGTGGTACTCTTTTGTCAGTTATCTTGAAAGTGATCCTCATTTTTCAGTCTTCTTGTTATGTACCTATTTTTAATTTCTCTGGTTGTTTTGCAGCAGAGCTGGACTGTGTTATTATCCTTTTCAATTTGATTTGATGGATTGACCAAAAAAGCAACACATGCTTTCTAGTCTATTTATCATTGGTATATCTTgcctaaataatttaaaattatagtgGTCAGAATTGAAACTGTGGAAATAGGCTTTTGCAGAGTAATTCTACATACATTGACCTTCTGTGTGAACTGGCATTCTCCTTTTAGATCAATTCAATTGACTTAGATTTGTATCTATTGTTATCCAATCCATTTATCTGTTGGATATGCAGATCTGTatcatcaaaatattttattttgtcttGTAATCTAAACAAATAATCTTGTTTTGTCCTATGCAATTGTTTACCTAGTTTGGAACTGATTGCAATAAGAAAATCAGCAATCTCTCATATTGTTTCCCGTTGTCCATTATTTGCATACTCAGTGAGTGTAATTACTTGAGGGTATGTGATTGATATTTCTTGAAGATTTATGTGGTCTGAATGATGCTTGATTCAGAACTCATGTGGTCTCAATTGTGGTTTTACTAAGAATTCTTGGAGATGAGCTCTTCTACAATGTTTTTTTAAAACTAGAAATATTTTATTGGATTTCTTTTATTCTAGCTAAGTCATAATATTTGCCTACtcagattttttaaatttgtaatgaaACTAGTTTTTTTGGAGTTGTTAACCTAAGTAGTTCTATGTTGGTACTACAGGGGCATCACTCTCTGATTTAAAGATTCGTCAAGCTGGCTTGGGTCTTGATGAACGTGTGTATTGGTAATAGAGATACCTCTCTGTCCAATGtattcttcagaatgttatataGGGGGCTAAATTGCAATTTTTTGCCTACAGTGACAATTGCAGAACTTCCATCTTTGATTACCACAGAAGCTGTGCCAATTGTTCATATGATCTCTGTCTTACTTGTTGTCATGAGATTCGTGAAGGCCATGCACAAGGAGTTATAGAAGAAGAAGTGGCTTATGTTGATTATGGCGAGGAGTATTTACATGGTGATCCTTGTGTTGAATATCCTCAGGATAAGTTCGATTTGGATGTTAGTGTATCTATTCACTCGGAGGATGCCTCCAAGTCAGCAATTGTATGGAAAGCAAAATCTAACAGTGACATCCCATGTCCTCCACAATCTATGGGAGGCTGTGGATGCggcattctagaattaaggagtGCTTTTTCTGATGACCGAATTTCAGATCTGGTAAAGAGAACTGAGGAATTTCTGAAGGCCTATAAAATTGAGAGTATTCCTGTATTTTCTGAGCAGAATTGCTCTTGTACTGCATCGGAAGGTTTGCTTAACCATAACATAGTACGAAAAGCTGCATCTCGGAATGATTCTTATGATAATTATTTATTCTGTCCAAATGCACTCGAAGTTCATGATGAGGACCTGGAGCATTTCCAATATCACTGGATCAAGGGTGAGCCTGTCATTGTAAGCAATGTTCTGGAAACTACATCTGGATTGAGTTGGGAGCCAATGGTGATGTGGCGTGCATTTCGCCAAATTACCAATGTCAAACATGGCCAACATTTGGATGTAACTGCAATTGATTGTTTGGACTGGGCAGAGGtcagttttctttcttttttttttttgatgtaatTTTTGGCTTTTggtttgttaaatttatttgtcTCTCTTTAAAGACTTTGTACTTAAGTACTAGAACTACTCATACAAATGCGCTTATGACAATAATTGTCATGGACATGAATAATTCTTCTTAAATGGTCCATCCATCATGAGTATTTCAAGAACCAGAAAAATATCTCTTTTGTTTCTCAAATTGTCAGATATTAGTTGTTGATATTCTATACTACTTTTAATGTAGAACCATAGATTTTGGGATTATGCAATTCAGTTCTGATGTACACTCTATAGTCATATATAAACATTTGTATGTAAGGTTTGAAATGCTGTGCCGCCCGAAATGGGTGGTATTTATAGTTCCCATGCAAGACTGACACTTGCACAATGATTGTGAGGGTGTTGTAAGGTCACGTGAGACGCATGAGCATAGAGGAGAGTGGTGGCTAGAGTAGTGGGGAGACAAGGGAAGTAGTGTTGACATCGGTTGCTTGCGTGGACAATGTCAGCGATCGAGCGAGGTGAGGGGGGACTAGTGAGGAAGATAATAGCGGCGacggagaacttaggttttaaaaaaaatttaggtttaaTCGAAATACTTGATCAATCAACTCTTATCAATCAACTCTTAATTTAAATAgttaaattgattttctaaatttatattatccctttagaatatataaaaatttgtttaaaattttaaaaaattataataaaattttatatattcttaaaatttatttatttttgtttcaatataattattaataatagttataaaatatttaaaattatttctaaatttttaaataattttaaaattaaatttttttttaaaatagttttaaaattaaatataaatttaaaaataatctattttttaaatatgattcttaaacattttaaataaatttttaaaaataaaaaatttacaaagacattcaaaaaataatttaaaaattttaaattattttataattatttttaacctTCCAAatgattttatataattttaaatttagttttgaattttgagaattatttattttttttaaaaataaaaatttaataggtATTATCATATGagaaaaatattgaaatataatagaacatatttaataataaaaaattaataaattaatatatatttatatttaattttttttaaaaaaatatagaaattgtATTGGCATGGCACAATACGGTACTAAAACTATATTGTTTCGGTTCGGGATCGAAATCTCGACATTGGTCGTGATTTTAAACCTTGTTTGTATGTGTGTACAATTGGGCTTAGACAATGTGGTCAGAAGATGCATatgatttttatctattatgtgctaattatttttccatttttttgTTTTGCAGCTTGATGTTAATATTCATCATTTCTTCACGGGGTATTCTTCTAATAAGGGTAACCTTGATCACAGAGGTTGGCCTCAGATACTGAAATTAAAAGATTGGCCACCGTCTAACTCATTTGAGGAGCGGTTGCCACGCCATGGTGCTGAGTTTATCAATTCCTTACCTTTTAAGGAGTATACACATCCTGAAAGAAGATCTTTCAAGAAAAGAAGGCGTAAAAAGGACGAGGGTGAACAAGAGAGCTTACAATCTCATTTTGGTTTTCATAATCTTGCTGTCAAATTGCCTGAGAATAGTTTGAAGCCAGACTTAGGGCCAAAAACATACATTGCCTATGGAGTTCTGCAAGAGCTAGGACGTGGAGATTCAGTTACCAAACTTCACTGTGATATGTCTGATGCAGTATGTTTATCTGTTTTACACaataaaatttttcatttttttggggctaattttaatttttaatattggtTTTTCTTTCCAGATTTCctaatattttcctaattttgtaaTTTGAAAGATAATAAATCATTATCATGTAACTGGAAATTTAATGATGGATCTTCACTGTTTGCTAATTATGCTTCGGGTGTTTAAGCTTTAGGGTTGTATGCTGATTGCTGGTTTATTCTTGAGTGTTTGCTTTTGCCATAACAGTTAAGATTTTTGTTTGTGTTTAATAAGGTATCGTGGTTTGCATTATGAACTTATTTGAACTATATATGTTTGCTAAATAAATCAAGGACAGGCTGGACATTATTTTTCCAACTTCTTTATTTAGGTAATTTACTTCTTCAACTCTTTTAATTGCACTTGGTTGAAAATAGCTTGCATGGTATTTCTAAATAGGTATCAACATGTACCCAACTCTTTATAGATCTTCCCCAGTATTTTCTAGATTAAAAAGTTATTAACCTAGAATCACAATATATCTTAATTTTATACTATAATAGTTTGTTGTTTGAGATATCTTGCAAGGATCAGTCATTACCCTTCAACATGCTTAATTCCAGCTTACCATATGGAAAGaatactatttttttatttattgttcctGTTGCTTAAAAACATGATATTGAATGAATTTTATActcttcaagtatgaaaacaaacaTTTTGAAGCTTAGtgaaattttaaactatcctgaCAGCACTTGAATTATCATCTTGCCATGCTTTATGTAGTTCTTTTATGCATTTCAATTGGCCTTGATGGTTTTCTTAGTGTCAGTTTTTTTTATAGTTCCATTAAATATTTGAATCATTAGTTAAACTTCTAATTGTGTTATTAGGTAAATCTATTGACACATACGGCAGATGTGAAATTGACTACCAAGCAACTTGATCATATAAATATGTTGAAACAACAGCATACCACTCAGGATCAAAAAGAAATTTACAAAAATATTCAAGCAAAGAACAATTTAGAGTCAATTAATGGAATCTTTGGTGGGGAAAAGAGTCATGAGATCCTGCAAAATAATGATCAACCAAATGCTTTAGGTAAGTTGATTCTATATACGATGTTATATTGGATCAATCTAAGCATTGTGATGAAAATGGCAAATCCTGTGCAGAAGACAGCTCTACTTGCATTCTGTCAGACAAAAATGGAATAGCCAATGGGGTGAAAATGTCTAAACGCAGAAAGTGGTCAAATCCTTCTGGAGGAAATTCTTTGACAGTAATAGTGAAGAATCGTGCTGATGGTAATGACCAGCTTGAACAAACTGAAATCAAAGAAGTGATGACAAATGTTGATGCTAACACACACGTGGGTGCTCATGAGGATCAAGCTGCTGTCTCTATTGAGAATGGCATGCCAGTCAATGGGTTGTCAATGCCTCAATGCGCTCATGAGGATCAAGCTGCTATCTCTATTGAGAATGGCATGCCAGTCAATGAGTTGTTAATGCCTCAACATGGAAAGAGGAAAAGGGAAGATTCTTCTAATGGAAAGTCTGGGACTGTAGAAGTGAAGACTCATGTTTATGctgatgatcatctggatcataCTGATCGCGAGGAATTGACAACAAGGGTTGATGCCAAATCAGATCCAATTATACAAGAGAGTTTGGCTGATGTACCTAAAAATGGAATGGAGCATGTGGTTCATCGGGATGCAATTCAGGTCAGTGTAGCTTCTGGAACTGCCAGCTACGATGGGTTAGAATATGAAGAAGGGGGTGCCTTGTGGGACATCTTCAGGAGGCAAGATGT
This window contains:
- the LOC122033303 gene encoding lysine-specific demethylase JMJ25-like isoform X3: MLSSLFIIGASLSDLKIRQAGLGLDERVYCDNCRTSIFDYHRSCANCSYDLCLTCCHEIREGHAQGVIEEEVAYVDYGEEYLHGDPCVEYPQDKFDLDVSVSIHSEDASKSAIVWKAKSNSDIPCPPQSMGGCGCGILELRSAFSDDRISDLVKRTEEFLKAYKIESIPVFSEQNCSCTASEGLLNHNIVRKAASRNDSYDNYLFCPNALEVHDEDLEHFQYHWIKGEPVIVSNVLETTSGLSWEPMVMWRAFRQITNVKHGQHLDVTAIDCLDWAELDVNIHHFFTGYSSNKGNLDHRGWPQILKLKDWPPSNSFEERLPRHGAEFINSLPFKEYTHPERRSFKKRRRKKDEGEQESLQSHFGFHNLAVKLPENSLKPDLGPKTYIAYGVLQELGRGDSVTKLHCDMSDAVNLLTHTADVKLTTKQLDHINMLKQQHTTQDQKEIYKNIQAKNNLESINGIFGGEKSHEILQNNDQPNALEDSSTCILSDKNGIANGVKMSKRRKWSNPSGGNSLTVIVKNRADGNDQLEQTEIKEVMTNVDANTHVGAHEDQAAVSIENGMPVNGLSMPQCAHEDQAAISIENGMPVNELLMPQHGKRKREDSSNGKSGTVEVKTHVYADDHLDHTDREELTTRVDAKSDPIIQESLADVPKNGMEHVVHRDAIQVSVASGTASYDGLEYEEGGALWDIFRRQDVPKLQEYLLKHFREFRHIHCNPLRKVIHPIHDQTMYLTVEHKRKLKEEYGIEPWTFVQKLGDAVFIPAGCPHQVRNLKSCIKVALDFVSPENVKECLHLTEEFRVLPTYHRAKEDKLEVKKMVIYAVQYVLDDLKGFLPGEENGSAAVQTERMEMPA
- the LOC122033303 gene encoding lysine-specific demethylase JMJ25-like isoform X1, giving the protein MPRGRKKKGEQERQRHDTVNTSVSSRTLRSRAREPPPSKVHEAASINFPKQCRARHLDADGNPMESTMCHQCQRNDKGRVVRCAKCKTKRYCIPCISRWYPRSTEEMIAEACPVCRGNCNCKACLRMDAPLKDLMKPDVKFSDDEKLKHSAYFLQFLLPVLKQINEEQMLEKEFEAKKCGASLSDLKIRQAGLGLDERVYCDNCRTSIFDYHRSCANCSYDLCLTCCHEIREGHAQGVIEEEVAYVDYGEEYLHGDPCVEYPQDKFDLDVSVSIHSEDASKSAIVWKAKSNSDIPCPPQSMGGCGCGILELRSAFSDDRISDLVKRTEEFLKAYKIESIPVFSEQNCSCTASEGLLNHNIVRKAASRNDSYDNYLFCPNALEVHDEDLEHFQYHWIKGEPVIVSNVLETTSGLSWEPMVMWRAFRQITNVKHGQHLDVTAIDCLDWAELDVNIHHFFTGYSSNKGNLDHRGWPQILKLKDWPPSNSFEERLPRHGAEFINSLPFKEYTHPERRSFKKRRRKKDEGEQESLQSHFGFHNLAVKLPENSLKPDLGPKTYIAYGVLQELGRGDSVTKLHCDMSDAVNLLTHTADVKLTTKQLDHINMLKQQHTTQDQKEIYKNIQAKNNLESINGIFGGEKSHEILQNNDQPNALEDSSTCILSDKNGIANGVKMSKRRKWSNPSGGNSLTVIVKNRADGNDQLEQTEIKEVMTNVDANTHVGAHEDQAAVSIENGMPVNGLSMPQCAHEDQAAISIENGMPVNELLMPQHGKRKREDSSNGKSGTVEVKTHVYADDHLDHTDREELTTRVDAKSDPIIQESLADVPKNGMEHVVHRDAIQVSVASGTASYDGLEYEEGGALWDIFRRQDVPKLQEYLLKHFREFRHIHCNPLRKVIHPIHDQTMYLTVEHKRKLKEEYGIEPWTFVQKLGDAVFIPAGCPHQVRNLKSCIKVALDFVSPENVKECLHLTEEFRVLPTYHRAKEDKLEVKKMVIYAVQYVLDDLKGFLPGEENGSAAVQTERMEMPA
- the LOC122033303 gene encoding lysine-specific demethylase JMJ25-like isoform X2: MPRGRKKKGEQERQRHDTVNTSVSSRTLRSRAREPPPSKVHEAASINFPKQCRARHLDADGNPMESTMCHQCQRNDKGRVVRCAKCKTKRYCIPCISRWYPRSTEEMIAEACPVCRGNCNCKACLRMDAPLKDLMKPDVKFSDDEKLKHSAYFLQFLLPVLKQINEEQMLEKEFEAKKCGASLSDLKIRQAGLGLDERVYCDNCRTSIFDYHRSCANCSYDLCLTCCHEIREGHAQGVIEEEVAYVDYGEEYLHGDPCVEYPQDKFDLDVSVSIHSEDASKSAIVWKAKSNSDIPCPPQSMGGCGCGILELRSAFSDDRISDLVKRTEEFLKAYKIESIPVFSEQNCSCTASEGLLNHNIVRKAASRNDSYDNYLFCPNALEVHDEDLEHFQYHWIKGEPVIVSNVLETTSGLSWEPMVMWRAFRQITNVKHGQHLDVTAIDCLDWAELDVNIHHFFTGYSSNKGNLDHRGWPQILKLKDWPPSNSFEERLPRHGAEFINSLPFKEYTHPERRSFKKRRRKKDEGEQESLQSHFGFHNLAVKLPENSLKPDLGPKTYIAYGVLQELGRGDSVTKLHCDMSDAVNLLTHTADVKLTTKQLDHINMLKQQHTTQDQKEIYKNIQAKNNLESINGIFGGEKSHEILQNNDQPNALDSSTCILSDKNGIANGVKMSKRRKWSNPSGGNSLTVIVKNRADGNDQLEQTEIKEVMTNVDANTHVGAHEDQAAVSIENGMPVNGLSMPQCAHEDQAAISIENGMPVNELLMPQHGKRKREDSSNGKSGTVEVKTHVYADDHLDHTDREELTTRVDAKSDPIIQESLADVPKNGMEHVVHRDAIQVSVASGTASYDGLEYEEGGALWDIFRRQDVPKLQEYLLKHFREFRHIHCNPLRKVIHPIHDQTMYLTVEHKRKLKEEYGIEPWTFVQKLGDAVFIPAGCPHQVRNLKSCIKVALDFVSPENVKECLHLTEEFRVLPTYHRAKEDKLEVKKMVIYAVQYVLDDLKGFLPGEENGSAAVQTERMEMPA